The proteins below come from a single Acaryochloris sp. CCMEE 5410 genomic window:
- a CDS encoding glycosyltransferase family 2 protein, translating into MKPKVSVIVPAYNISKYILDALNSIKEQTYQNYEALIIDDGSLDETPSIVEEFCKANQQFKLLKKPNGGLSSARNYGIDHAKGQYIALLDGDDIYSKDKLANHVAHLDNDPSIGVVYSASQAIRDDGKATFFVLSGKPLYKDILTSLLCKNFIGHGSNGVFRHCLINEVGNFDESLPSSEDLDFWLRVASTKRWKFYRERKILSYYRVRPSGLSFNISRMRKCNERVISMALERSPKLVAPILPKAYAYMFRYLARLSLTSGNIPQAREYINKSLSHDRSIFIQDPRSLLTLISVLVSPLTTLTLRGILGSNSAAKP; encoded by the coding sequence ATGAAGCCTAAGGTATCTGTCATAGTCCCAGCGTACAATATCTCCAAATATATACTTGACGCTTTAAACTCAATTAAAGAACAGACTTATCAAAATTATGAAGCCCTCATTATTGATGATGGCTCTTTAGATGAGACTCCCTCAATTGTCGAGGAATTTTGTAAGGCTAATCAACAATTTAAATTATTAAAGAAACCGAATGGTGGTTTATCCTCCGCTCGGAACTACGGTATTGATCATGCTAAAGGCCAATACATTGCCCTTTTAGATGGTGATGATATCTACAGCAAAGACAAATTGGCCAATCATGTAGCACATTTAGATAATGACCCATCAATTGGTGTTGTCTATAGTGCATCTCAAGCGATTCGTGATGATGGCAAAGCAACCTTTTTTGTCCTAAGTGGTAAGCCACTGTATAAAGACATCCTTACTTCTCTACTATGCAAGAACTTCATTGGGCATGGTTCTAATGGGGTTTTCCGCCACTGCTTAATCAACGAAGTTGGTAACTTCGATGAATCCTTGCCTAGCTCAGAAGATTTAGATTTTTGGTTGAGAGTTGCTAGTACAAAACGTTGGAAATTTTATAGAGAGAGGAAGATTCTCTCTTACTATCGAGTTCGACCTTCAGGCCTTTCTTTCAATATTAGCCGAATGAGAAAGTGTAATGAAAGAGTGATAAGCATGGCTCTTGAGCGATCACCAAAGTTAGTAGCCCCAATTCTCCCTAAAGCTTACGCTTATATGTTCCGATATTTAGCGAGATTAAGTTTAACTTCTGGAAATATTCCGCAAGCACGGGAATACATCAATAAGTCCTTATCTCATGACCGTTCAATTTTTATCCAAGACCCAAGATCTTTATTAACTCTAATTTCGGTATTAGTTTCACCTCTCACTACCCTTACATTAAGAGGGATATTAGGCTCAAACTCTGCAGCTAAGCCTTAA
- a CDS encoding P-loop NTPase — MDFWVTIFRHKKYLLSWNIFVAIIVLYAWSTSEKTWTSTIKFVLPQASSQLEASLGNLGSLKDNGTTFSTQLNPIKTQETILRSDVLVAQALRLDPESTTFTDTEQYKKVYEINAVELSNVFSLDVSAKDPDISLKRAQILTKVYQQRLHELRKTDVSSRKEFYQSDLERARQEVSRAQYAIAQFKKSSGLVSDEAQIDKAVTLLSSLKEAQAKALAEARAESDQAKALSSRLGITSKQAVRALQLDKNEDYLLVRQKLTELESTLKEQRAKLTENHPAVQETLNTRIGLQRQLKQYISQARTSKQSGLLSSGIEGQTTFIEQLVLSESRVQAKLKEAQQYQTEINSLNSQLSTLPANQAQLQDLQRKYDVAQGVYNGLIAQMEKSNIDAFQTYPNVQLLSPPALNPIPSSKLLLIAVNAFFAAGLGSLALLLLLESRNPLLRPKDLANVEFPLMVRIPHMKRQLDDVDVTTVLGSDGEPAFLQLAAGIQSQLPETQSIDSRCLMVTSAVAGEGKTTVTTHLAWALGELGLKVLIIKNGIKNLPKKKLLCLEQSSNHLEEDTDIYEENLFNSELKPPIPKPQRVIYTQFINRNSFEDRLHKIIDSNDYDFVLVDGPPITKGSVATLMASIISNVLLVVKPGKSERFPVQDAVDILLQSQVRLAGLVVNDTESSNFSPRNSWKAKHNSADIVDPSPAVPI; from the coding sequence GTGGATTTTTGGGTCACTATTTTTAGACACAAGAAATATTTATTATCTTGGAATATATTTGTTGCCATCATAGTACTTTATGCTTGGAGCACATCAGAAAAGACTTGGACTTCTACCATCAAGTTTGTTCTCCCCCAAGCGTCTAGCCAACTGGAAGCAAGCTTAGGAAATCTTGGATCATTAAAAGATAATGGGACTACATTTTCAACCCAGCTGAATCCGATCAAGACCCAAGAGACAATATTAAGAAGTGATGTTTTGGTAGCTCAAGCCTTACGTCTTGATCCTGAATCTACTACCTTTACTGATACAGAGCAGTACAAAAAAGTATACGAAATCAACGCAGTCGAACTATCAAATGTTTTCTCTCTTGATGTAAGTGCGAAAGATCCAGACATTTCTCTTAAAAGAGCTCAAATTCTGACTAAAGTCTATCAACAAAGATTGCATGAGCTTAGAAAAACAGACGTTTCAAGTCGAAAGGAGTTCTACCAATCTGACTTAGAACGGGCTCGGCAGGAAGTCAGTCGGGCCCAATATGCCATAGCCCAATTCAAAAAATCTTCTGGTCTTGTAAGCGATGAAGCACAAATTGACAAGGCTGTAACCCTTTTATCCTCCTTGAAGGAAGCCCAAGCAAAAGCACTTGCTGAAGCTCGAGCTGAATCTGATCAAGCAAAAGCACTATCATCCCGGCTTGGAATTACTTCGAAACAAGCAGTACGTGCGCTTCAATTGGACAAAAATGAAGATTATTTATTAGTCCGCCAAAAACTCACTGAACTTGAGTCAACTCTTAAGGAACAGCGAGCCAAATTAACTGAAAATCACCCTGCCGTTCAAGAAACTCTAAATACTCGCATAGGTCTACAACGCCAGCTTAAACAGTATATTAGCCAGGCAAGGACAAGCAAACAAAGTGGTCTCTTATCCAGTGGTATAGAAGGTCAGACAACGTTTATTGAACAGCTTGTATTATCAGAAAGTCGCGTACAGGCGAAATTAAAAGAAGCTCAACAATATCAAACTGAAATTAATTCTCTGAACTCTCAATTGAGCACCCTTCCAGCAAATCAAGCTCAACTGCAAGATTTACAAAGGAAATATGATGTTGCCCAGGGTGTCTACAACGGCTTAATTGCTCAAATGGAAAAAAGCAATATCGATGCTTTCCAAACTTACCCTAATGTTCAACTATTAAGTCCACCTGCACTAAACCCTATTCCTTCTTCTAAGCTCCTCTTAATCGCTGTCAATGCTTTCTTTGCTGCAGGATTGGGCAGTCTAGCATTGTTATTATTATTGGAGTCGCGTAATCCTCTACTCCGCCCCAAAGATCTAGCGAATGTGGAATTCCCTCTTATGGTCAGAATTCCTCATATGAAACGTCAGCTAGATGATGTTGACGTCACAACGGTTTTAGGAAGCGATGGTGAACCAGCTTTTCTACAGTTGGCGGCCGGAATCCAGTCTCAGCTCCCCGAAACCCAATCTATAGATAGTCGTTGTCTTATGGTTACTAGTGCCGTAGCAGGTGAAGGTAAAACCACTGTAACAACACACCTCGCATGGGCTCTTGGAGAATTAGGGCTTAAAGTACTAATCATCAAAAATGGAATTAAGAATCTTCCTAAGAAAAAATTATTATGTTTAGAGCAGAGCAGTAATCATTTAGAAGAAGATACTGATATTTACGAAGAGAATCTATTTAATTCTGAACTAAAGCCCCCTATCCCTAAACCACAGCGAGTGATTTATACACAGTTTATTAATCGAAATAGTTTTGAAGATCGCCTTCATAAAATCATTGACTCTAATGACTATGATTTTGTTCTGGTGGATGGCCCACCAATAACGAAAGGCAGCGTTGCAACATTAATGGCAAGTATTATTTCTAATGTTTTGTTAGTAGTTAAGCCTGGTAAAAGTGAGCGCTTTCCTGTCCAAGATGCCGTAGATATCCTCTTACAAAGCCAAGTAAGATTGGCAGGTCTCGTTGTCAATGATACAGAGTCATCAAATTTCTCTCCCAGAAATTCATGGAAAGCAAAACACAATTCAGCTGATATTGTGGATCCTAGTCCTGCAGTTCCCATCTAG
- a CDS encoding WecB/TagA/CpsF family glycosyltransferase yields MQLESKSANLGLTLKKGSVDQPIIEVSLLERRITFMTTSRIVDVIDDACLHHNKIVVSNYNVHGFNLSMQLPWLYRFHQKADYVHCDGMGILKTANFLGLDLPSSYHTSYTSLMPKVLDLANQKGYSVFFLGGKPHILETALHNLRLNYSNTNFFGHHGYFLSDDPAENALNQQEVLTSINEVKPNILVMGMGMPLQEQWVDRNKEHLSVNAIMLGGAIIDRLAGEVPDCPQLLTELGLEWIFRLVREPKRLMGRYVIGNPTFLMNIALASALGIQPLTIHQHNQ; encoded by the coding sequence ATGCAGCTAGAATCAAAATCGGCCAATCTGGGCCTAACCCTCAAAAAAGGTTCAGTTGATCAACCAATTATCGAAGTTTCACTTCTTGAGCGTCGAATCACATTCATGACAACGTCAAGAATAGTTGACGTGATAGATGATGCCTGTCTTCACCACAACAAAATTGTAGTGTCCAACTACAATGTCCATGGTTTCAACTTATCAATGCAGTTGCCTTGGTTATATCGCTTCCATCAAAAAGCAGATTATGTCCATTGTGACGGCATGGGAATATTAAAGACAGCAAATTTCCTGGGCTTAGATCTGCCTAGCAGCTACCACACATCCTATACATCTCTAATGCCAAAGGTTCTCGACCTTGCGAACCAAAAAGGCTACTCAGTATTTTTCCTTGGGGGCAAACCCCATATTTTGGAGACAGCACTTCATAATCTAAGGCTTAACTATTCCAATACCAACTTTTTTGGTCATCATGGATATTTCCTATCAGATGACCCAGCTGAGAATGCCTTAAACCAGCAAGAAGTCCTAACTTCCATTAATGAAGTTAAGCCAAATATTTTGGTCATGGGTATGGGGATGCCTCTACAGGAACAATGGGTAGATAGGAACAAAGAGCACCTCAGTGTTAATGCAATTATGCTTGGAGGGGCAATTATCGACCGACTGGCCGGTGAAGTGCCTGACTGCCCTCAACTTCTTACAGAATTGGGACTTGAGTGGATTTTTCGACTAGTACGAGAGCCAAAACGTCTAATGGGTCGATATGTTATTGGAAATCCTACTTTTTTGATGAATATTGCCTTGGCGTCTGCCCTTGGCATTCAACCTTTAACCATTCATCAACATAATCAGTAG
- a CDS encoding lipopolysaccharide biosynthesis protein: protein MIKAKAPTSAAITEQTFFKTDHLQKDLKKKSVRGGAITMAAQAMKFMLQMCSTIVLARLLTPDDYGLIGMVTVVIKFVVLFKDLGLSTATIQRANINHKQVSTLFWINIAFGIFVALVVAGLSPLIAWFYKEPRLISVTSALAFIFICRALSVQHEALLKRQMMFNILAKIDVLSMLFAVITAIVAATQGAGYWSIVYMLLMMATINTIGVWIACPWRPGLPQRNSNVRSMLAFGSNLTGFKIANYLSLNLDNILIGRLWGTVALGLYAKAYQLVLLPMDQINAPLTTIALPALSRINRDQEKYRNYYYKAVLSVTSIGMPLVGYMFATADQLIPFVLGDKWSDAVPIFLFLAIPAFLGTLEPAMAWAYQSLGRADRQFRSGLVISVLTAIAFVIGVRWGAIGVAAALGITRPLIIIPSLIYCYRNTPLSLSGLILSIYRPALASISAALIIYLFNRVSILTGNIFINLVISLVVYLIFYAAIWIIIPNGRKIIRELL from the coding sequence GTGATTAAGGCCAAAGCACCAACATCAGCAGCGATAACAGAGCAAACTTTCTTTAAAACTGATCATCTCCAGAAAGATTTAAAGAAAAAGTCTGTACGTGGTGGAGCGATAACAATGGCCGCCCAGGCTATGAAGTTTATGCTGCAGATGTGCTCAACAATCGTTTTGGCCCGTCTGTTGACACCCGATGATTATGGTCTCATTGGCATGGTGACAGTCGTCATCAAATTTGTCGTCCTCTTCAAAGATTTAGGTTTGTCAACTGCAACAATTCAAAGAGCTAATATCAATCACAAACAGGTCAGCACATTATTTTGGATAAATATTGCATTTGGAATATTTGTTGCTTTAGTTGTTGCAGGATTATCGCCGTTAATAGCTTGGTTTTATAAAGAACCCAGGCTAATTAGTGTTACTAGCGCTCTAGCATTTATTTTTATTTGCAGAGCCCTATCTGTCCAACATGAGGCATTATTAAAACGCCAAATGATGTTTAACATCTTGGCAAAAATTGATGTTCTTTCCATGCTATTTGCAGTCATTACCGCCATAGTTGCAGCAACCCAGGGGGCAGGTTATTGGTCCATCGTTTACATGCTATTAATGATGGCTACCATTAATACCATTGGTGTTTGGATAGCTTGCCCTTGGCGTCCTGGCTTACCTCAACGTAACTCAAATGTTCGTTCAATGCTGGCTTTTGGGAGCAATCTAACAGGGTTTAAAATTGCTAACTATCTTTCCCTAAACTTAGATAATATTTTAATCGGGCGTTTATGGGGAACAGTTGCATTGGGGCTATATGCAAAAGCCTATCAACTCGTTCTGCTTCCCATGGACCAAATCAATGCACCTTTAACAACTATTGCTCTTCCAGCTCTCAGTCGAATCAACAGAGATCAAGAGAAATATCGAAACTATTACTACAAGGCTGTATTGTCCGTTACGTCAATAGGTATGCCTCTTGTAGGCTATATGTTCGCAACTGCAGACCAACTAATTCCTTTTGTCTTAGGTGATAAGTGGTCTGATGCTGTTCCAATCTTTCTATTTTTGGCTATACCGGCATTTCTTGGGACACTAGAACCTGCAATGGCCTGGGCCTATCAATCTCTTGGAAGAGCTGACCGTCAATTTAGATCAGGACTAGTTATATCAGTATTGACAGCCATTGCATTTGTTATTGGAGTTCGTTGGGGGGCCATTGGAGTTGCTGCAGCGTTAGGAATTACTCGGCCTTTAATAATAATTCCTTCCTTAATCTATTGCTATAGAAATACACCTTTATCGCTTTCAGGTTTGATTCTTTCAATCTACAGGCCTGCTTTAGCTTCAATCAGTGCCGCTCTAATAATTTACTTATTCAATAGAGTTTCAATCCTTACAGGGAACATATTTATTAATTTAGTTATCAGTTTAGTTGTCTACTTAATTTTTTATGCAGCAATATGGATAATTATTCCGAATGGGCGAAAAATAATTCGTGAGCTACTATAA
- a CDS encoding IS630 family transposase, whose protein sequence is MERRYPNAQVEVWSLDEHRLGLKPIIRKIWAPVGQRPIAEVDHRYEWTYLYGFVHPATGNTEWFILPRVNGEWFNQALQSFAQQVGAGKHKQILLVLDGAGWHTCKNLVVPKGIHLKVLPPYSPELQPAERLWRLADEPLANRCFETLDELEDVLEQRCRTLMTMQSDIQALTHYHWWPA, encoded by the coding sequence TTGGAGCGACGCTACCCTAATGCTCAGGTCGAAGTTTGGTCCTTGGATGAACATCGTTTAGGCCTTAAACCCATTATTCGAAAGATTTGGGCGCCTGTGGGTCAGCGTCCAATTGCTGAGGTGGACCATCGCTATGAATGGACCTATCTGTATGGATTCGTTCATCCCGCAACTGGCAATACCGAATGGTTCATTCTGCCTCGGGTCAATGGAGAATGGTTTAATCAAGCCCTACAAAGCTTTGCTCAGCAAGTTGGAGCGGGAAAGCACAAACAGATTCTTCTCGTTCTCGATGGAGCCGGATGGCATACCTGTAAAAATCTGGTGGTACCTAAAGGCATTCATCTGAAGGTTTTACCCCCCTATTCTCCAGAGCTACAGCCCGCTGAACGGTTGTGGCGGCTAGCGGATGAACCACTGGCCAATCGATGCTTTGAGACCCTGGATGAGTTGGAAGATGTGCTCGAGCAGCGCTGTCGAACTTTAATGACAATGCAATCAGACATTCAAGCTCTCACTCACTACCATTGGTGGCCAGCTTGA
- a CDS encoding sulfotransferase — MLNQHLIQGHQNYQKFVVLARPRTGSNLLVSLLQSHPNLRLFYELFNESLSSKTFWDFINYDIDNVYQYKEEEPVSFLQKLVYREMPKSVSGVGFKLFYNHARSSHENQVWDYLKESKDLNVIHLKRKNLLKTHLSEQVALKTQIWVGKKNPSEIYPIELDYNNTLEFFNHMKEQEEEHHQFFSNHNIFEVNYEDLVKDIEFYSRKLQAFLKIPYKSLYVSTPKQSSIPLSQAISNFRELKERFNGSPWFELFQVS; from the coding sequence ATGCTCAATCAACACCTAATACAAGGGCATCAGAACTACCAGAAATTCGTTGTTCTTGCTAGACCGAGAACAGGTTCTAATCTCTTGGTCAGTTTATTACAATCTCATCCAAATTTAAGGCTATTTTATGAGTTATTCAATGAATCTCTTAGCAGCAAAACATTCTGGGATTTCATCAACTATGATATTGATAATGTATATCAGTATAAAGAAGAAGAGCCTGTCAGTTTTTTGCAGAAATTAGTGTATAGAGAGATGCCTAAATCTGTTTCAGGCGTAGGTTTTAAGCTATTTTATAATCATGCAAGGTCAAGCCATGAAAATCAGGTCTGGGACTATTTGAAAGAATCCAAAGATCTGAATGTAATTCATTTAAAGCGCAAGAACCTATTAAAAACTCACCTATCTGAGCAAGTTGCATTAAAGACACAGATATGGGTAGGGAAGAAAAATCCAAGCGAGATTTACCCAATTGAATTGGATTACAATAATACTTTAGAATTCTTTAATCATATGAAAGAGCAAGAAGAGGAACACCATCAGTTTTTCTCAAATCACAATATTTTTGAAGTAAACTATGAAGATCTAGTTAAGGATATTGAATTCTATTCAAGAAAGTTACAGGCATTCTTAAAGATACCCTATAAGTCGTTATATGTCTCGACACCAAAGCAATCCAGTATACCTTTATCTCAAGCAATTTCAAATTTTCGTGAACTCAAGGAGAGATTCAATGGCAGTCCTTGGTTTGAATTATTTCAAGTAAGTTAG
- a CDS encoding O-antigen ligase: protein MTPLWWLLGIQPLLYPAILIFIFIKSINLDTLIRNPPPLSIWAWLAMSLIMLWTALIGISDASLGLKETLAAIVTFAKGYFLIFISLILPFWNPIRTVIITRAVAWMASGYLVGILLLIISLFLGFTESFSPPWANFFPGNPASFVVKAPTFQAFFGVVVPRTTLYFPDPPILGICGLLCFIICLGESCPTLRRWGLLGSFTALIISQSRLAWICLPLSLCIYSIFRTQRARLGSLWTGASAALLCTSLGGITIAELLNKPLEIFTSARPASSTDREFVVRKTLEAWQESPFLGWGVAQGTADWHTYSITLGSFSTYAAVLYLHGVVGFAFFLIALLSTLWNLWKLAIQDHSAAQKALGAVIALIIFMEAIPLSWMAVYFWFFFVWVGSILIELNSQNDELIKISHS from the coding sequence TTGACTCCTTTATGGTGGTTATTAGGTATACAGCCATTACTCTATCCGGCCATTCTGATTTTTATTTTCATCAAATCTATTAACCTAGATACACTTATTCGAAATCCTCCTCCTCTATCCATATGGGCATGGCTAGCAATGTCATTGATCATGTTGTGGACTGCTTTAATAGGCATTAGTGACGCATCTTTAGGACTGAAAGAAACTTTAGCTGCAATAGTCACATTTGCTAAAGGTTACTTTCTTATTTTCATTAGTTTAATACTACCTTTCTGGAATCCTATTCGTACTGTAATAATCACCCGAGCGGTAGCTTGGATGGCGAGTGGTTATCTCGTAGGTATACTCTTACTAATCATTAGCTTATTCTTAGGTTTTACAGAATCTTTTTCACCACCCTGGGCAAACTTCTTTCCTGGGAATCCTGCTAGCTTTGTTGTTAAAGCACCAACTTTTCAAGCATTCTTTGGCGTTGTTGTTCCTCGTACTACCTTATACTTTCCAGACCCTCCAATCCTCGGTATCTGTGGGCTTCTCTGCTTCATCATATGTCTAGGAGAATCTTGTCCTACATTAAGAAGGTGGGGACTGTTGGGCAGTTTTACAGCTTTAATTATTAGTCAGAGCCGACTGGCATGGATTTGCTTACCTCTTTCTCTCTGCATATATTCAATTTTTCGTACTCAAAGAGCCCGTTTGGGATCGCTTTGGACTGGCGCATCAGCAGCTCTTCTTTGCACATCGCTTGGTGGGATAACCATTGCAGAATTATTAAATAAGCCATTGGAGATTTTTACGAGTGCACGTCCTGCTTCCTCTACCGATAGAGAATTCGTAGTTCGTAAAACCTTAGAAGCCTGGCAAGAATCCCCTTTTCTAGGTTGGGGTGTTGCTCAAGGAACTGCTGATTGGCATACCTACAGTATTACACTAGGCTCATTTTCCACCTATGCTGCCGTTCTCTATCTACATGGCGTTGTAGGTTTTGCTTTCTTTTTAATAGCTTTACTAAGTACATTATGGAATTTGTGGAAGCTTGCCATCCAAGATCATTCCGCAGCGCAAAAAGCTCTGGGAGCGGTAATTGCCTTAATTATTTTTATGGAGGCGATCCCATTATCTTGGATGGCAGTATATTTTTGGTTCTTTTTTGTTTGGGTAGGAAGTATTCTTATCGAACTAAATTCTCAAAATGATGAACTCATAAAAATATCTCATAGTTAG
- the mutS gene encoding DNA mismatch repair protein MutS has protein sequence MSDSVAPDVPVIREGKNPAQHRDRTTVDREALSPMMRHYVDLKDEYPQTILLYRMGDFYETFFEDACTIAQALELVLTSRQSGNEVGRVAMAGIPHHQLDRYSRLLVEKGFAVAICDQMEDPAQAQGLVKREVTRVITPGTLLEEGMLNASSNNFLAAFVLAGNHWGLAYADISTGEFLTTQFSERETLAQELLRLQPSEVLFPTDAPDIQQILRPGEKSDLLPEGLPNQFCYSLRSQTSFTQAEARQRIQEVYGVRSLEGLGCEHLPLAVRAAGGLLAYLEATQKDTHIPLQPLATYTLSQYLVLDHQSRRNLELTQTSRDGTFRGSLLWAIDRTRTAMGSRALRRWLLQPLLDLNDIQARQAAITELLPQTGFRKELQNQLQKIYDLERLAGRAGSGTANARDLVALAESLGQLTELSHKVAKCEAHYLQALQTVPPILDQLAQRLRAHLVESPPISLTEGGLIKPSVNPELDQMRQQIVSDQQWIANLEKDERERTGISTLKVGFNKAFGYFISISRAKADQAPDDYIRKQTLTNEERFITPELKEREARIFTAQTEQFQLEYDLFVTLRTEVGEQASLIRTVAAAVSAVDILVGLTEVAVYQGYCCPDMSDSREIQILDGRHPVVEQSLPPGFFVPNATELGSAPSADLTPHPDLVILTGPNASGKSCYLRQVGLIQLMAQIGSYVPAQSARLGICDRIFTRVGAVDDLATGQSTFMVEMNETANILNHASSKSLVLLDEIGRGTATFDGLAIAWSVAEHLATVIQARTIFATHYHELNELASLVENVANYQVLVKELPDQIIFLHQVCPGGASRSYGIEAGRLAGLPPSVIKRAKQVMKQIEQHSKIAVGLRKGNTQPHARKSSAETEAKTQQFELPF, from the coding sequence ATGAGCGATTCTGTTGCCCCTGATGTCCCTGTTATAAGAGAAGGCAAAAACCCAGCCCAACATCGAGATCGCACTACTGTAGATCGGGAAGCCCTCTCCCCGATGATGCGCCACTATGTGGACCTCAAGGATGAATACCCTCAAACCATTTTGCTGTATCGAATGGGGGATTTTTATGAGACCTTCTTTGAAGATGCTTGTACTATTGCTCAAGCCTTAGAACTGGTCCTGACTAGTAGGCAGTCTGGAAATGAGGTGGGTCGAGTGGCAATGGCAGGGATTCCCCATCATCAGCTCGATCGCTATAGTCGTTTGCTAGTGGAGAAAGGCTTTGCCGTTGCTATCTGTGATCAGATGGAGGACCCAGCCCAAGCTCAGGGGTTAGTGAAGCGGGAAGTCACTCGGGTGATTACACCTGGAACCCTGTTGGAAGAGGGGATGCTGAATGCCAGTAGTAATAACTTTCTGGCGGCGTTTGTGTTGGCGGGTAATCACTGGGGTTTGGCCTATGCGGATATCTCCACCGGGGAGTTTTTGACGACTCAGTTTAGTGAACGGGAAACTTTGGCTCAAGAATTGCTGCGGCTTCAGCCTTCGGAAGTATTGTTCCCAACGGATGCGCCCGATATTCAACAGATTTTGCGACCTGGCGAAAAGTCGGATCTACTTCCGGAAGGATTGCCGAATCAGTTTTGCTACTCGTTGCGATCGCAAACGTCATTCACTCAAGCAGAAGCCCGCCAGCGAATTCAAGAAGTCTATGGAGTGCGTTCTTTGGAAGGGCTAGGGTGCGAGCATCTCCCCTTGGCCGTACGAGCGGCGGGTGGACTATTGGCTTATCTAGAAGCCACCCAAAAAGATACCCACATTCCCCTCCAGCCCCTGGCCACGTATACCCTCAGCCAATATCTGGTGCTTGACCACCAAAGTCGGCGTAATTTAGAACTCACCCAAACCTCCCGCGATGGAACCTTTCGGGGGTCTTTGCTCTGGGCAATCGATCGCACCCGAACTGCTATGGGTAGTCGAGCCTTGCGACGATGGTTATTGCAGCCCTTACTCGATCTCAATGATATTCAAGCCCGTCAAGCTGCCATTACTGAATTATTGCCCCAAACTGGTTTTCGTAAAGAACTCCAAAACCAGCTGCAGAAAATCTACGACTTAGAACGCCTAGCAGGGCGGGCGGGCTCCGGCACTGCGAATGCCCGTGACCTGGTTGCTTTGGCAGAATCTTTGGGGCAATTAACAGAGCTATCCCACAAAGTCGCCAAGTGTGAGGCTCATTATTTGCAGGCTCTGCAAACGGTTCCTCCCATCCTCGATCAGCTGGCCCAGCGTCTGCGTGCTCATTTAGTGGAGTCTCCCCCCATCTCTTTAACGGAAGGGGGCCTTATTAAGCCGAGCGTTAATCCTGAGCTGGATCAGATGCGCCAGCAAATTGTTAGCGACCAGCAGTGGATTGCCAATTTGGAGAAGGACGAACGAGAACGCACGGGAATTTCCACCCTGAAAGTGGGGTTCAATAAAGCCTTTGGTTACTTTATTAGTATTTCTCGTGCCAAAGCCGATCAAGCCCCTGATGACTATATTCGTAAACAAACACTGACCAACGAAGAACGGTTTATTACCCCGGAGCTAAAGGAACGAGAGGCTCGGATCTTCACCGCCCAAACGGAACAGTTTCAACTGGAATATGACCTGTTTGTCACTCTTCGCACAGAAGTCGGGGAGCAGGCCAGCTTGATTCGGACGGTGGCTGCTGCCGTCTCTGCCGTTGATATTCTGGTGGGGCTGACGGAGGTTGCGGTGTATCAGGGGTACTGCTGTCCTGATATGAGCGACAGTCGCGAGATTCAAATTCTTGACGGTCGTCACCCGGTGGTAGAGCAGTCTTTGCCACCCGGATTTTTTGTCCCTAATGCGACTGAACTCGGGAGTGCGCCTTCCGCTGATTTAACGCCCCATCCCGACCTCGTTATCTTGACGGGGCCGAACGCGAGCGGTAAAAGTTGTTATCTGCGTCAGGTGGGGCTGATACAGCTGATGGCTCAAATTGGTAGCTATGTGCCAGCACAATCGGCACGGTTAGGCATTTGTGATCGCATCTTTACTCGTGTAGGAGCTGTGGATGATTTGGCTACTGGACAGTCCACATTTATGGTGGAGATGAATGAAACCGCAAATATCCTCAACCATGCCTCTTCTAAATCATTGGTTCTTCTAGATGAAATTGGTCGAGGCACCGCCACCTTTGATGGTTTGGCCATTGCCTGGTCCGTGGCTGAGCACCTTGCTACCGTTATCCAAGCCCGCACGATTTTTGCCACCCACTACCATGAGCTGAATGAGCTGGCGAGTTTGGTAGAAAATGTGGCTAACTATCAGGTGCTGGTTAAAGAACTTCCAGATCAAATTATCTTTCTGCACCAAGTTTGCCCAGGTGGGGCTAGTCGTTCCTATGGGATTGAGGCGGGACGGTTGGCCGGTTTACCCCCATCGGTGATTAAGCGAGCAAAGCAAGTGATGAAGCAGATCGAGCAGCATAGCAAAATTGCTGTGGGGCTTCGCAAAGGTAATACTCAACCGCATGCTCGTAAATCATCTGCTGAAACTGAGGCTAAAACCCAGCAGTTTGAATTACCTTTTTGA